A DNA window from Nitrospira sp. contains the following coding sequences:
- a CDS encoding hypothetical protein (Evidence 5 : Unknown function; MaGe:77310624), with translation MYAFIHPQPPLSFGSCRRYAGGARNHRSHHSSTLVPLFAHYGFLEHVSTVGDPILGRAHRMRLVLDDRHHLQRFKSPFYAMAVRLK, from the coding sequence ATGTACGCATTCATCCACCCCCAGCCCCCGCTCTCATTCGGTTCCTGTCGGCGTTACGCGGGCGGCGCGCGGAATCACCGGAGTCATCATTCGAGCACGTTGGTTCCATTATTTGCGCACTACGGATTTCTCGAGCACGTCTCGACGGTCGGGGACCCCATCCTGGGACGGGCGCATCGCATGAGACTGGTGCTCGACGATCGCCATCACTTACAGCGGTTCAAGTCGCCGTTTTATGCCATGGCCGTCAGGCTCAAGTAG
- a CDS encoding hypothetical protein (Evidence 5 : Unknown function; MaGe:77310623), which produces MSSTTGPGATGCGDRAESTVADGRWFCILTVVDQFTRECLCVLADQPLAGDKVDQALAPVVFQPGAPRSITVDKGSEFASRGFRHI; this is translated from the coding sequence GTGAGCAGTACGACCGGCCCGGGCGCCACGGGGTGCGGCGACCGCGCCGAATCAACGGTGGCGGATGGCCGGTGGTTTTGCATTCTGACCGTGGTCGACCAATTCACCCGCGAATGCCTGTGCGTATTGGCAGATCAGCCCCTGGCCGGAGATAAGGTGGATCAGGCCTTAGCCCCAGTTGTATTCCAACCTGGGGCACCTCGCTCGATCACCGTGGACAAAGGGAGTGAATTCGCCAGTCGAGGTTTCCGGCATATTTGA
- a CDS encoding hypothetical protein (Evidence 5 : Unknown function; MaGe:77310621) has product MDAQISQTGLSELRELRQLREENTKLKRLVADLSLDRHRLQEIVR; this is encoded by the coding sequence GTGGACGCGCAAATAAGCCAGACTGGGCTGAGCGAATTGCGAGAGCTCCGACAACTGCGGGAAGAAAACACCAAACTAAAACGGCTCGTGGCCGATCTGTCGCTGGATCGCCATAGGCTCCAGGAGATCGTGCGATAA
- a CDS encoding hypothetical protein (Evidence 5 : Unknown function; MaGe:77310622), which yields MRSMSAWCRGYSNSTVLLALSTSSRSPDRATDACAGGVVATRVRFGDRRLTVLVRRNGWPVNATQVYRPDT from the coding sequence ATGAGGTCAATGAGCGCCTGGTGTCGAGGCTATTCCAATAGCACGGTCCTCCTTGCGTTATCAACGTCATCGCGATCCCCAGACCGCGCTACGGATGCGTGTGCGGGAGGTGTGGTGGCGACTCGGGTGCGGTTCGGGGATCGCCGGCTGACGGTGTTGGTGCGGCGGAATGGCTGGCCGGTGAACGCCACACAGGTTTATCGGCCGGACACGTAA
- a CDS encoding hypothetical protein (Evidence 4 : Unknown function but conserved in other organisms; MaGe:77310628) produces MDSPLSTPTPTREELNAELLDVPEPPEQPPIPEPPGFDDSVEKALTHIRGRRGGDLVGILLVGSGARRALTSHSDIDLIALVKGDREGHEILRAGERLVDIRYFGHKLVEDELAYSTRLPSLLRKARLLFDHDGISAKVIEKASQRFRQGPPPASMNEQIRLKAECFHLLGKAQDMSEKPALAHYLLTLFFEECTMAFFRIRGFWLTAPVDIHRFMSSREPALAELAARFLLTANLADRLNFGRQLADLLFKDVPNPARID; encoded by the coding sequence ATGGACAGTCCCCTCTCCACCCCGACCCCCACCAGAGAAGAACTGAACGCCGAGCTGCTCGACGTTCCAGAGCCTCCCGAGCAGCCGCCAATTCCTGAACCGCCGGGATTCGACGACAGCGTCGAAAAAGCGCTCACCCACATCCGCGGCCGCCGTGGGGGCGATCTCGTCGGCATTCTCCTCGTGGGGTCCGGAGCGCGACGCGCCCTCACATCTCATAGCGACATCGATCTCATTGCGCTCGTGAAAGGGGATCGGGAAGGACACGAAATTTTGCGGGCCGGCGAGCGGCTCGTGGATATTCGTTACTTCGGCCATAAGCTAGTGGAAGACGAACTCGCCTACTCCACTCGCCTGCCGTCGCTGCTGCGCAAGGCCCGGCTCCTCTTCGACCATGACGGAATCAGCGCCAAAGTGATTGAAAAAGCCAGCCAGCGCTTCCGGCAAGGCCCGCCGCCAGCCTCGATGAACGAACAGATTCGACTGAAAGCCGAGTGCTTCCACTTGCTGGGAAAAGCGCAAGACATGAGCGAAAAGCCGGCCCTGGCCCATTACCTGCTGACGCTCTTCTTCGAGGAATGCACCATGGCGTTCTTCCGGATTCGAGGCTTCTGGCTGACCGCGCCGGTCGATATTCACCGATTCATGTCGTCCCGCGAACCGGCCTTGGCGGAACTGGCGGCGAGGTTCCTCCTCACCGCGAATCTCGCGGACCGGCTCAACTTTGGGCGGCAATTGGCCGATCTACTTTTTAAGGATGTCCCGAATCCGGCGCGAATCGATTAA
- a CDS encoding hypothetical protein (Evidence 4 : Unknown function but conserved in other organisms; MaGe:77310629): MTLQVVSFQQISRILEVTDALGLNREWVEIPLSPEIPGIVRRLHNGKLEIVVDAEQPFEQWLNALPQHIQQVPGA; encoded by the coding sequence ATGACCCTCCAGGTAGTATCGTTCCAACAGATCAGCCGCATTCTCGAAGTCACCGATGCGCTCGGGCTCAACCGGGAATGGGTCGAGATCCCGCTCTCTCCGGAAATCCCGGGCATCGTGCGCCGGCTGCACAACGGAAAACTGGAAATCGTCGTCGACGCCGAACAGCCCTTCGAACAATGGCTCAACGCGTTGCCGCAACACATCCAACAAGTCCCTGGAGCATAA
- a CDS encoding putative Peptidase C14 (Evidence 3 : Putative function from multiple computational evidences; MaGe:77310618): MARGVAIHIGLNHVDDVSYGGWKGALRGAERDARGLASITRAAGFEITELLGKKATATHVVDSLSKWTSGAGAPEYVVITYAGHGGLYPDPIREYPDGQCKTWCLYDRQFFARELYWYLGKMHSATRIVLITDCCWSGTVMRALPSSIVAPVQRVRFCPQPVTARYSRSVPMAPDVTKLIKKARTKEAIAAPCVVIAGALENQIAYEGASGGLFTTALRTAWNGGVFVGNYKDLLFSVKTRMPTSQTPMMLAFGRKKKDIDRLIHARPFSL, translated from the coding sequence ATGGCTCGTGGAGTTGCAATACATATTGGCTTGAACCATGTAGATGATGTGAGCTATGGCGGATGGAAGGGTGCGCTACGCGGTGCTGAGCGAGATGCTAGAGGTCTAGCATCGATAACGCGCGCCGCTGGGTTTGAAATCACAGAACTTCTGGGAAAAAAAGCGACTGCGACCCATGTCGTAGATAGTCTGTCCAAGTGGACCAGTGGTGCAGGTGCCCCTGAGTATGTTGTGATTACCTATGCCGGTCACGGTGGTCTTTATCCCGATCCGATCAGGGAGTATCCGGATGGGCAGTGCAAAACCTGGTGTCTTTATGATCGTCAGTTCTTCGCGAGGGAGCTATATTGGTACTTGGGGAAAATGCATTCTGCAACTCGCATCGTGTTGATCACCGACTGCTGCTGGAGCGGTACCGTTATGCGTGCGCTACCTTCTTCAATTGTGGCGCCGGTCCAAAGGGTACGGTTCTGCCCGCAACCCGTGACGGCAAGGTACAGCCGTAGTGTGCCTATGGCACCAGATGTAACTAAATTAATTAAAAAGGCCCGCACGAAAGAAGCGATTGCGGCGCCTTGCGTGGTCATAGCTGGCGCGCTGGAAAACCAGATAGCATATGAGGGGGCTAGCGGAGGATTGTTCACGACTGCGCTCCGGACGGCATGGAACGGTGGTGTTTTTGTTGGAAATTATAAAGACCTTCTATTCAGTGTCAAAACAAGAATGCCGACCTCTCAGACTCCAATGATGCTAGCGTTTGGGCGAAAAAAGAAGGATATTGACAGGCTCATTCATGCGCGGCCATTTTCGCTTTGA
- a CDS encoding hypothetical protein (Evidence 5 : Unknown function; MaGe:77310620), protein MARRRGHIDEQILAALRQTEGGTTVGEVGRRLRIAEQAF, encoded by the coding sequence ATGGCACGACGACGAGGACATATCGACGAGCAGATCCTCGCCGCCTTGCGGCAAACGGAAGGCGGCACGACTGTGGGGGAAGTCGGTCGGCGGCTGCGTATCGCCGAGCAGGCCTTCTAG
- a CDS encoding CHAT domain-containing protein (MaGe:77310619), producing the protein MAEIRRLSGLTITVPNTFDVVSPKPIAERSRPDRAPGSRRPSTVPMSTENCPPGESASILEALEKQDMQLVDAVDLEPRLEPTPPSGVRRRGAPAIPTKQAVKVVVDVQPTDEVVMLVEQDGMYSWIFPNKNVDVSVPRSRRGASARAGCRHVTFLINVHATSTSKSRDSRRGLFTDLIYSRIKALVLKFAARIVIGQAMKFLERKVSRGLVLIDSENPELWRRVEDISSVPLPQDRSPRILLLLHGTFSSTTGSFGALGGTPWGRAFLIGALANYDAVIGFDHQTLSEDPLENAVDLLTRLQRTQRLHAPQFDAVAFSRGALVFRSLVEHLLPAANWPARFERAVFVGCTNGGTALAEPDNWHALIDLYTNLATGVVRLLGMMPQAAPVAKILSELMQGVGVLAKYMATEAVTASGVPGLAAMEPDGDFVTKLNQTQPGQPMPDKTWYFAVTSEFEAHVLDGDHEPRELPRRLVLGLADGFVDQLMKNAPNDLVVDTPSMTKIDPHVGQFIRDTLDFGVTPQVYHLNYFTRPEVINALTRWLRFTSPADASVPQSNKLRKGSSTTRPVRQALSSGIQGTEVPAVVDTDVLVTDVAISVDEAIAEVRKQRPDYVVLRRPYQGAILNYALQTESLLTRLVGHPPTRSLREALDLHEYQQAKTRSVSSVRAGATSPAVGHIEVVLAGGEPVGVLLPKTALPDATQLVEMARRTLERQPTAASIVVFRPPPLLGRGGPGDPGSGIESHSARTRSAQRPVPKLRGKRMMKSAIKRHVREMRTSPSVGSRPSVVPPTVKCHFRAEMEEEVLLKRVTTLEVDVSREAIGDIQHAAAMEAAGEADPTRKLIIQVIPKRNFEMASENDRAEIELPEPNKPQSLYFDIRATHDNDGEGELWVVARQGQVPLVRLTLRPRIVTKRSASVRRTTSMATAAEAQPLAEPLTQLYITEQLNGNTLRYHFQLQNPTLGILVWDLSKPIRGSREQYVKKLYGEIESRWVSSAGDIESFYEELRAYGAELFDELVPARVQQVLWQHRNKIDSIMVIAEEPFIPWEVVHLVEPDKPLAKGTPFFGEMGLVRWLEEASWPRETIPLGAGRARFVIPDYPHPDYKLPETAEEAKFLKRIFAATAVEPVHASVRKLLSTPGAFDLLHFACHGEAEQEDRANAALMLQGRVEGGKYIPDYFNATTAEYHSNFHRDGQPGPMIVLNACQVGRASYKLTGNGGFARAFLRRGASVFVGTLWSVGDAPARTFTEEFYTRLMNHKACIADATKAARAKARDAGDATWLAYVVYGHPHARVG; encoded by the coding sequence ATGGCTGAGATCAGACGTCTCAGTGGGCTGACAATTACAGTGCCAAACACATTTGATGTCGTTAGCCCGAAACCGATTGCCGAACGGTCTCGACCGGATCGGGCTCCCGGCAGCCGGCGTCCCTCCACCGTGCCAATGTCGACTGAGAATTGTCCGCCTGGCGAGAGTGCAAGTATCCTCGAGGCATTGGAAAAACAGGACATGCAGCTCGTTGATGCGGTTGACCTCGAACCTCGCCTAGAGCCGACACCACCCTCAGGGGTTCGACGACGTGGCGCTCCTGCCATTCCCACAAAACAGGCTGTAAAGGTTGTGGTCGACGTGCAGCCGACCGACGAAGTTGTGATGCTCGTCGAACAAGACGGCATGTATTCTTGGATTTTTCCAAATAAGAACGTTGACGTTTCTGTGCCTCGTTCGCGGCGCGGCGCGTCTGCGAGGGCGGGATGTCGTCATGTCACATTCCTTATCAACGTGCATGCGACAAGCACAAGTAAAAGCCGAGATAGCCGACGAGGTCTCTTCACCGATTTGATCTACTCGAGGATCAAAGCGCTGGTGCTGAAGTTTGCCGCTCGAATTGTCATCGGTCAGGCGATGAAGTTCCTTGAACGAAAGGTTTCCCGCGGGCTCGTCCTGATCGACTCGGAGAACCCAGAACTGTGGCGTCGGGTTGAGGACATCTCCTCGGTGCCGCTGCCGCAGGACCGTTCGCCTCGCATCTTACTGCTCTTGCATGGCACGTTCTCCAGCACAACTGGTAGTTTTGGTGCGTTAGGCGGCACACCATGGGGACGGGCGTTTCTCATCGGCGCGCTGGCGAACTACGATGCAGTCATCGGCTTCGACCATCAGACGTTGAGCGAAGACCCCCTAGAAAACGCCGTCGATCTACTCACGCGACTTCAGCGCACCCAGAGGTTGCATGCGCCGCAGTTCGACGCCGTCGCTTTTAGCCGAGGTGCGCTTGTTTTCCGCAGCCTCGTCGAACATCTATTGCCAGCGGCGAACTGGCCAGCGCGCTTCGAGCGGGCTGTGTTCGTCGGGTGCACCAATGGTGGTACTGCGCTGGCCGAGCCGGACAACTGGCACGCGTTGATCGACCTCTATACGAACCTCGCTACCGGCGTTGTGCGGCTGCTTGGCATGATGCCGCAAGCTGCACCAGTGGCAAAAATCCTCTCCGAGCTTATGCAGGGCGTCGGTGTACTCGCAAAATACATGGCCACCGAAGCCGTGACGGCCAGCGGTGTGCCTGGACTGGCGGCGATGGAGCCAGACGGCGATTTCGTCACCAAGCTCAACCAGACGCAGCCTGGTCAGCCGATGCCTGACAAGACGTGGTATTTTGCGGTCACTTCGGAGTTCGAGGCGCATGTGCTCGATGGCGATCACGAGCCCAGGGAATTGCCACGAAGGCTGGTGCTCGGATTGGCGGACGGCTTTGTTGATCAGTTGATGAAGAACGCCCCCAACGACTTGGTCGTCGATACTCCCTCGATGACGAAGATCGACCCGCACGTGGGACAGTTCATACGCGACACGTTGGACTTTGGCGTGACCCCACAGGTGTATCACCTCAACTACTTCACGCGCCCGGAGGTGATTAATGCACTCACACGGTGGCTCCGATTCACCTCACCGGCAGATGCCTCAGTACCTCAGAGTAACAAGTTAAGGAAGGGAAGCTCGACGACAAGGCCCGTGAGGCAAGCCCTGTCTTCAGGGATTCAGGGTACAGAAGTGCCGGCGGTGGTGGATACGGATGTCTTGGTAACCGACGTCGCAATATCGGTGGATGAGGCAATCGCCGAGGTGAGAAAGCAAAGACCAGATTACGTGGTACTTCGGCGGCCGTATCAAGGGGCGATTCTCAACTATGCGCTACAGACCGAGTCCTTGCTAACCCGGCTCGTTGGTCACCCACCCACACGGTCACTACGCGAAGCGCTAGATCTGCACGAATATCAACAGGCAAAAACTCGATCAGTGTCATCGGTCAGGGCAGGGGCCACCAGTCCTGCGGTTGGCCACATCGAAGTGGTCCTGGCCGGCGGCGAGCCGGTTGGGGTACTCCTACCAAAGACTGCGCTTCCCGACGCCACCCAGCTAGTAGAAATGGCCAGGCGCACCCTTGAGCGACAACCAACTGCAGCCAGCATTGTCGTCTTCCGCCCGCCGCCGCTCCTCGGTCGCGGCGGTCCTGGGGACCCCGGTAGCGGCATAGAGTCGCATTCCGCCAGGACACGATCTGCCCAACGCCCTGTGCCGAAACTGCGAGGCAAGCGCATGATGAAGTCTGCCATCAAACGACATGTGCGGGAGATGCGGACCAGCCCCAGCGTAGGCAGCAGACCATCGGTGGTTCCCCCGACGGTGAAGTGCCACTTCCGTGCTGAGATGGAGGAGGAGGTGCTGCTCAAACGTGTCACCACCCTGGAGGTTGATGTCTCACGCGAAGCCATCGGGGATATCCAGCACGCCGCGGCGATGGAAGCGGCTGGTGAGGCAGATCCAACGCGTAAGCTTATCATCCAGGTCATCCCGAAGCGGAACTTTGAAATGGCTAGTGAGAATGATCGAGCAGAGATCGAGTTGCCCGAGCCGAACAAACCTCAAAGCCTTTATTTCGACATACGTGCCACACATGACAACGACGGCGAAGGCGAGCTCTGGGTAGTCGCCCGCCAGGGCCAAGTCCCACTAGTCCGGCTCACCCTCAGGCCACGCATTGTAACCAAGCGTTCCGCTTCGGTTCGCCGCACCACCAGTATGGCGACGGCGGCTGAAGCGCAGCCGCTTGCGGAACCGCTGACGCAACTCTATATCACCGAACAACTTAACGGAAACACGCTACGATATCATTTTCAACTTCAGAATCCGACACTTGGGATTTTGGTATGGGATTTATCGAAGCCGATCCGGGGCAGCCGGGAGCAGTATGTAAAGAAGCTGTATGGTGAGATTGAGAGCCGCTGGGTAAGCAGTGCGGGCGATATCGAAAGCTTCTACGAGGAGCTGCGCGCCTATGGTGCGGAGCTGTTCGACGAACTCGTGCCAGCCAGGGTCCAGCAGGTGCTCTGGCAGCACCGCAACAAGATTGACAGCATCATGGTGATTGCCGAGGAACCGTTCATCCCATGGGAAGTCGTGCACCTCGTCGAACCAGACAAGCCCCTTGCGAAGGGTACGCCATTTTTTGGGGAGATGGGCTTGGTACGTTGGCTAGAGGAGGCCAGCTGGCCGAGGGAAACCATTCCTCTCGGTGCTGGCCGCGCACGGTTCGTGATTCCAGACTACCCACATCCTGATTATAAGCTGCCCGAGACGGCTGAGGAGGCTAAGTTTTTGAAGAGGATCTTTGCGGCGACGGCAGTCGAACCCGTTCATGCCTCCGTGCGCAAACTGCTCTCCACGCCCGGCGCGTTCGATCTGCTCCACTTCGCCTGCCATGGCGAAGCGGAGCAGGAGGACAGGGCCAATGCCGCGCTCATGCTCCAAGGTCGCGTCGAGGGAGGTAAATATATTCCCGATTACTTCAATGCCACGACGGCCGAGTATCATAGCAATTTCCATCGGGACGGCCAACCGGGCCCGATGATCGTCCTCAATGCCTGTCAGGTTGGCCGAGCCAGTTACAAGTTGACGGGAAACGGTGGCTTTGCCCGTGCGTTTTTGCGACGTGGCGCAAGTGTGTTCGTCGGTACCCTGTGGTCGGTCGGTGACGCTCCGGCTCGAACGTTTACCGAGGAGTTTTATACGCGACTCATGAACCATAAGGCATGCATCGCGGACGCAACTAAGGCTGCGCGCGCCAAAGCGAGGGACGCTGGCGACGCCACCTGGCTCGCGTACGTTGTTTATGGCCACCCTCACGCACGAGTGGGGTGA
- a CDS encoding hypothetical protein (Evidence 5 : Unknown function; MaGe:77310625), with the protein MTHHILRHCNSTHNRENGAKDYEVMALLGQQSTKIHTIYTHADWQNIVAATTRLGTAIGHEGLSAWLSTQARDAEASEGTDG; encoded by the coding sequence ATGACCCATCACATCTTGCGGCACTGCAACTCCACCCATAACCGCGAGAACGGGGCGAAGGATTACGAAGTGATGGCGCTCTTGGGGCAGCAGTCCACGAAGATCCATACCATCTATACTCATGCAGACTGGCAGAATATCGTGGCCGCGACGACCCGACTGGGCACCGCAATCGGACACGAGGGGTTGTCCGCCTGGTTGTCCACGCAGGCGCGGGACGCGGAAGCGTCCGAGGGGACCGATGGTTAG
- a CDS encoding Glucose-6-phosphate 1-dehydrogenase (MaGe:77310626) codes for MPTSNSRIEISPAQETMAPVEPTTLVIFGGSGDLAKRRLIPALYNLLLDGLLPSNYVVLGLGRKTMSDEEFRATVRDGVLKHSRQALVEETWTAFASHLFYMAGENDDPNTYVRLKARAEELERTFQLPGNRIFYLSIPPSSFTPVCEGLSSSGVAGKAGGQAPYARIIVEKPVGRDLKSAQAINEVTGRVFDESQIFRIDHYLGKETVQNLMVLRFANSIFEPIWNHQNIDHVQITVSEAEGVGTRASYYEEAGALRDMVQNHILQLLCLVAMEPPYSLDPDVVRNAKMEVLRCLRPITGKDVEQFTVRAQYTEGIANGEPVPGYRREKGVNPNSTTETYVAIKCFVENWRWSGVPFYLRTGKTLPLRASEVAVQFKDIPQILFNANGRSPQAPNVLTLRIQPEEGLSLRIVSRVPGTRAQTHPVEMNFKYGEVFGRPSPEAYERLLLDVMAG; via the coding sequence ATGCCCACATCGAATTCACGCATAGAGATCAGTCCGGCGCAGGAAACCATGGCTCCCGTCGAGCCGACCACCTTGGTCATCTTCGGCGGATCGGGCGACCTCGCCAAGCGCCGGTTGATTCCAGCGCTCTACAACCTGCTGCTGGACGGATTGCTGCCGTCGAACTATGTCGTGCTGGGCCTCGGGCGAAAAACGATGAGCGACGAAGAGTTTCGCGCAACCGTGCGAGACGGCGTGCTGAAACATTCCCGCCAGGCCTTGGTCGAAGAAACCTGGACGGCGTTTGCCAGCCACCTCTTTTACATGGCCGGAGAGAACGACGATCCCAACACCTATGTGCGATTGAAAGCCCGCGCCGAAGAACTCGAACGGACGTTTCAATTGCCTGGCAACCGCATTTTCTATCTCAGCATCCCGCCGAGTTCATTTACCCCGGTATGCGAAGGGCTCTCCAGTTCCGGCGTGGCTGGCAAAGCCGGTGGACAGGCCCCCTACGCCCGCATCATTGTCGAAAAGCCGGTCGGGCGCGATTTGAAATCGGCGCAAGCCATCAACGAGGTGACCGGGCGTGTGTTCGATGAATCGCAGATCTTCCGAATCGACCATTACCTGGGCAAGGAAACGGTCCAGAACCTGATGGTCCTGCGGTTCGCCAACAGCATTTTCGAACCGATCTGGAATCATCAGAATATCGACCATGTCCAGATCACCGTGAGCGAAGCCGAAGGCGTCGGAACCAGGGCCAGCTATTACGAAGAAGCCGGCGCATTGCGCGACATGGTCCAAAACCACATCCTCCAGCTGCTCTGCCTGGTCGCAATGGAACCGCCCTACTCGCTCGACCCGGATGTCGTCCGCAACGCCAAAATGGAAGTGCTCCGCTGTTTGCGCCCGATCACCGGCAAAGATGTCGAGCAATTTACCGTGCGCGCGCAGTACACCGAAGGCATCGCCAACGGCGAACCGGTGCCGGGCTATCGCCGTGAAAAAGGCGTGAATCCCAACTCGACCACGGAAACCTATGTGGCCATAAAATGTTTCGTAGAAAACTGGCGCTGGTCCGGCGTGCCGTTTTATCTGCGCACCGGAAAGACCTTGCCGCTCCGTGCGAGCGAAGTGGCGGTGCAGTTCAAAGACATTCCTCAAATCCTCTTCAACGCGAACGGCCGGTCGCCGCAAGCTCCGAATGTGCTGACCCTCCGCATCCAACCGGAAGAAGGCCTGTCGCTGCGCATCGTCTCCCGCGTGCCAGGCACCAGAGCGCAGACCCATCCGGTCGAAATGAATTTCAAATACGGGGAAGTCTTCGGCAGACCGTCGCCGGAAGCCTACGAACGGTTGCTCCTGGACGTGATGGCCGGCG
- a CDS encoding 6-phosphogluconate dehydrogenase, NAD(+)-dependent, decarboxylating (MaGe:77310627) — MELGFIGLGKMGMNMVTRLRRDNHRVVAFDRSADLVKQAEGQGCVASSSLADMIGKLAAPRTVWVMVPSGAPTEETVQAVAALLQPGDTIVDGGNTRFHDDVRRAADLKKKQLHYIDAGTSGGIWGLKVGYCLMIGGEEAPVKRLAPVFTTLAPENGWAHVGGHGAGHYVKMVHNGIEYSMMQGYAEGFELMSKSEYNLNLGRVADLWMHGSVVRSWLLELAVDALKDDPKLDKLKGFVQDSGEGRWMIADAIEKDVPVPTLTTALFTRFRSRQDQSFAEKMLAALRNAFGGHAVRR; from the coding sequence ATGGAATTGGGATTTATCGGGCTCGGGAAAATGGGTATGAACATGGTCACCCGGTTGCGGCGAGATAACCACCGCGTGGTCGCCTTCGATCGCTCGGCAGACCTGGTCAAGCAGGCTGAGGGGCAAGGCTGCGTCGCGTCGTCGTCCCTGGCCGATATGATCGGCAAGCTCGCCGCGCCGCGCACCGTCTGGGTCATGGTCCCGTCAGGCGCACCGACCGAGGAAACCGTGCAAGCCGTCGCCGCCCTGCTTCAACCGGGCGACACGATTGTCGACGGCGGCAACACCCGGTTCCACGACGATGTCCGCCGGGCCGCCGACCTCAAGAAGAAGCAACTCCATTACATCGACGCCGGCACCAGCGGCGGCATTTGGGGGCTCAAAGTCGGCTACTGCCTCATGATCGGTGGAGAAGAGGCCCCGGTCAAACGGCTCGCCCCGGTCTTCACGACACTGGCGCCAGAAAACGGATGGGCGCATGTAGGCGGACACGGCGCCGGGCACTACGTGAAGATGGTGCATAACGGCATCGAGTACAGCATGATGCAAGGCTATGCCGAAGGCTTCGAGTTGATGTCCAAGAGCGAATACAACCTGAACCTGGGCCGCGTGGCCGACCTCTGGATGCACGGCAGCGTCGTGCGCTCATGGCTGCTGGAACTGGCGGTCGATGCGCTGAAGGACGACCCCAAACTCGACAAGCTGAAGGGCTTCGTGCAGGATTCCGGCGAAGGACGCTGGATGATCGCGGATGCCATTGAAAAAGACGTGCCGGTGCCCACGCTCACCACAGCGCTCTTCACGCGATTCCGATCCCGGCAGGACCAGTCCTTCGCGGAAAAAATGCTCGCCGCCTTGCGCAATGCGTTCGGCGGGCACGCCGTGCGCCGATAA